One region of Niallia sp. Man26 genomic DNA includes:
- a CDS encoding gamma-glutamyltransferase family protein — MLNHDPLYNPYPSKRNTIYAKKGMVATSQPLAAQAGIDILKKGGNAVDAAIATAAALTVVEPTSNGIGGDAFAIVWINNKLHGLNASGPAPSAISIDAVKEAGHEKMPKYGLTPVTVPGAPAAWVELSKKFGKLPLTEVLKPAIAYAEEGYPVSATLGHFWEKAHQAFSKACTDDVFQNWFETFAPNGTPPKIGDIWKSEYHGKTLRAIAETNGEAFYKGEIADKIDAFSKKYGGYIRKEDLAAYAPEWVDPISVHYKGYDVWEIPPNGQGLIALMALNTLKEDQFSAKDAVETYHLQIEAMKLAFTDGLKYITEEDKMSVKTAELLSDEYAKARRSLIGETAIEPMPGNPPKGGTVYLAAADEEGNMVSFIQSNYMGFGSGVVVPETGIALQNRGHGFSLDPEHDNALVPGKKTYHTIIPGFITKDNEAVGPFGVMGGFMQPQGHLQVAMNLIDFSLNPQSALDAPRWQWVEKKVVHIEPSFPEHIAHALARKGHEVQWALDSGSFGRGQIIVRQKNGVLAGGTESRTDGCVASW, encoded by the coding sequence ATGCTAAATCACGATCCGCTTTACAATCCATATCCATCAAAAAGAAACACCATTTATGCGAAGAAAGGAATGGTTGCAACATCCCAGCCCCTTGCTGCACAAGCAGGAATTGATATTCTAAAAAAAGGCGGGAATGCAGTAGATGCGGCAATAGCTACTGCAGCAGCCTTAACTGTCGTTGAACCTACTTCAAACGGCATTGGCGGGGACGCCTTTGCAATTGTTTGGATTAATAATAAGCTTCATGGCTTAAATGCCAGCGGCCCTGCTCCAAGTGCAATCTCGATTGATGCTGTGAAAGAGGCAGGTCATGAAAAGATGCCTAAGTATGGCTTAACTCCAGTAACGGTGCCTGGCGCACCTGCAGCTTGGGTTGAATTATCTAAGAAGTTCGGTAAGCTGCCATTAACAGAGGTGCTAAAACCGGCGATTGCTTATGCAGAAGAAGGCTATCCTGTATCGGCGACATTAGGCCACTTTTGGGAGAAAGCACATCAAGCATTTTCTAAAGCCTGTACAGATGATGTTTTTCAAAATTGGTTTGAAACCTTTGCCCCAAATGGCACACCCCCAAAAATCGGCGATATATGGAAGTCTGAGTATCACGGCAAAACACTGCGCGCTATCGCCGAGACGAATGGCGAGGCTTTCTACAAAGGGGAAATTGCTGATAAAATTGATGCATTTTCTAAAAAATACGGCGGCTATATTAGGAAGGAAGACTTGGCAGCTTATGCTCCTGAATGGGTCGACCCGATTTCTGTCCACTATAAAGGTTATGATGTTTGGGAAATACCACCTAACGGCCAAGGACTGATTGCCTTGATGGCGCTTAACACGCTGAAGGAGGATCAGTTCTCTGCAAAGGATGCAGTTGAAACATATCATCTTCAAATTGAAGCAATGAAGCTTGCTTTCACAGATGGTCTTAAATATATCACTGAGGAAGATAAAATGAGTGTTAAAACTGCAGAGCTTCTGTCTGATGAATATGCCAAGGCTAGACGCAGCCTTATTGGTGAAACGGCCATTGAGCCAATGCCAGGTAATCCGCCAAAAGGAGGAACAGTCTATTTAGCAGCAGCAGATGAAGAAGGCAATATGGTTTCCTTTATTCAAAGCAACTATATGGGATTTGGGTCTGGTGTAGTTGTGCCCGAAACAGGCATAGCCCTGCAGAACAGAGGCCATGGCTTCAGTCTTGATCCTGAGCATGATAATGCGCTCGTTCCTGGCAAAAAAACATATCATACAATTATTCCTGGATTTATCACAAAGGATAATGAAGCGGTCGGCCCATTTGGTGTAATGGGTGGCTTCATGCAGCCTCAAGGTCATCTGCAAGTAGCGATGAACTTGATTGACTTCTCTCTAAATCCGCAATCTGCATTGGATGCTCCACGCTGGCAGTGGGTGGAGAAAAAGGTCGTTCATATTGAGCCGTCCTTCCCTGAGCATATTGCTCACGCATTAGCAAGAAAAGGCCACGAAGTGCAATGGGCTCTTGATTCTGGTTCGTTCGGAAGAGGCCAGATTATTGTTCGTCAGAAAAACGGTGTTCTTGCAGGCGGAACAGAGTCGAGAACAGATGGCTGTGT